The region ACGAATTCGTTAAAGGGcctaaaaacaaacatttatcaATTTCTTCCCATCTATAGAATGAAACTGCACATACACAGTATATATGATACATATTCTATTGGTATATTCTTTAAGTATTGATTATGAACATTTACAAGAAAATGATGATCAAAAGTCCTATCGAAACTTGTTGGCAATGTCCAATAAAACACTTCAAGAAATGACTCAATTAACAGTGCTCATACTTAACTTTTCCTTCCTTTGTTACTACATCTCTTTATGTATCAATTCaggaataaaatcatattttaaagcCAAGATATGTTACATGTTGCCTCTGTAGCCTTTGTTTGATTGGTGGATATCATTCATGTGCCATGTGAATACCATCCTGTATAGTTGAAGTCAAGGTAATTGATATGTACTTTAAACATCACTCAATGAATCCCCTTTGATGATTGAGAATTCTATGTAAGCTCAGAACTGTTCAGTTTCCCGATTCTCCTGGCCGTACTCTTCTGCAGTCTCCTCACGATGACGTCAAGCGTCGTCGGTTGCGCCGTGGTGATCTGATCCTGGGGGACGTCAAACGCACGGCATACGTACTGCACCATGTGAGGGCGGTCTATCTCTGCATCTACCACGTTGATGGCCATTTGAAGTTCTCTCCATGGAATCTCCCTGGTGAATcaagcaaaataaaatccagtttgtcaaaaatagttcatgttatcaatattttgttttgcccAGTATGCTTGCTTTTTAGTCAAATATCATGCTGAGACAGTGCTCTATCAACCTGTGGTTTGCAGCCcatcaaaaaaatgataaaataaaaaaaaatgtacagtatgtaaATATGTTATGTGTCACATCTTGACTTAAGCTTGActtataaatcatttttcatcaaattggcaTAAATTCCTTTTTTAGATTATTACCACTGTAATGTTATAATGagaaataatatatttgttaGAAAATGGGAAGCTCCACAGTATTCTATTTTCTTAGTTCAAATAACACAATATAATtgattctatttcattttttttacattttgatatgACTGTCTTGTTTCTTGTTAATGTTGTGTGAAAGTggcacccccacccccattaATCATTTACTTTTGAAAGATTGATATTGGCCAAAGTAGGCCAACAAGGTAAAAACAAAGTTAAGAAACACTGTGCTAAGAGACAAGTATGGCAAGACATCACAGTATTATGTTGATGGTAGTTTAATAAATTTATTTCAGTGACAGatgaaagggatattttgatcTCTCACAGGAAACATCATTTCCGTCAGTTGTTTCCTATTAGGAAATAAAGGGCATTGCTAACCATTGTACTggatttgtaataaaaattctGGTGATAGTATGAAGTGCTTGATCTATTCTTTCACATGTGCTATCAATGCTTAACATTTCAGAATAGTAATAACGTGTGAGCTTAGTCACATGTCTTGCAATTGAAACAAAGTCACATTTGTTCACTTTTTGTAGAGCAAGTCCTGGatgaaattaaatttacatCAGTTTGTAAACAGGAGGTACTAATAGGTATTCAATGCACTGTGCACAGCAATAACTTTGCAAACATGCTCTATAGCCATAACTTGTTATCCAAAAAGTGAAACATGGCTAACAATGTGCATGAGCAATAATTCTGCAGAGTTTTATTCAATAGTgaatcaacaaaatatatttgaaaaatgaaaataaattataagCAGACTGTAACAAATGGTAAATCTGATGTGCAAATGTGTCATCCAATTCCATAAGATAGAGTTCCACATGAAATGACTCCTCCAAAAATTCATCGGAATTTCCCTCAATATAGAATTGAATGAAGGTGATATACAACGATTGCAGCCCAAATCAAAAGCAAATGCAAGTTTTGCCATAAAGCCAAAATCAAacacccccaaaaaagagagGGCAAAGCTCTCATCTCATCCACAAATCATTGCACTTCCGTAAATGTCATTTAAATGacaatagaaagaaagaaagaatgcaaGAAGAATATCACATAGAAAGCCAATGTACAGTACCAGAGAAGCTAACAAGGTGGCCATGGCTAAATCACATCAGTGCCCAAGACCGATGAAAGCTAGCAAgtaatttttaatgacatttggAGTTGGTCAGTGCGACTACCACATAACACTGTAAAATGCATCTTGTGCTTATAAAGCAATACTTTTACACAGAAAGCCTACCGGGCCAATAATACACACCAACATCAAGATATTCTTACCTCAAATTACATATATCATAGATGGACTTAGCTGTTAGGTATTAATTACAGATAATTGATGATAAATGATAGAAAGATTGGGGAACAAATTATGGTTAGATCGTGAAATAAATTGCAGAGTGTgctggaaatatatttgaacaCAGAATAGTTAGTTACTTGTGTTAATAAGTAGAGTAGTTGTTCAAGACCGATCTAATGTCGGTAGTTCAAATCATAAAAACATGTTGGCAGATCTTATGAAACCGAACAATAATGTTTTATACTTGATATGAACTGAGAAGTGATAGTTACTCAATGTTAATCAGTGGTGTAGTTGTTCAATACTGATCTAATGTCAGTAGttcatatcataaaatcatGTTGGCAGATCTGATGAATCAGAACATATACGTTTTTATATTCGATATGAATTCAGAAAAGTTAGTTACCAAATGTCAATTAGTCCAGTAGTTGTTCAATGTTAATCTATTGTcagtaaaaaaaacatgcttaCAGATCTTATGAAATGGAGcatcaaatatttcatactcGATATGAATTCAGCAGTTATATTAAAACTTACTCtttcccttccaattctttccTGATGTCATCCACATACAGTAGCTTTTCTTCTCGTTCTTGAGATCTGAGAAGAGAGATAAATGGCCCAACAGTACCGTCCTCCTCCtgaaaaaagagataaaaacaAGACAGTTTGAGCATTTTGGCATGCACCCGTAATCCACCTGTAAAAGGAAATCATGGATTTGGAGATCTGTGGTTCAAGCCCCGGGTAATGTTTTTTGGATGGTGACATCAGAGATAAGTCCCCaatgtttaaaaaatctaatcacacacatacccacacaaaatacataacaattacaTCTGTTGCTGGAAGTAATCTTTTTACAGGAGGAATTCAAGATGGAGGATTCTAGGTCCAAAAGGTACAAAGATTTTAATTGAAAGAACttttctgattggttgataacAGGAATGTTGAATGATTGTGATTAGTTATTGCCGCATTGCAAGTGATGGCAAATCTTTATATTAAGGGCCCTTAACAATGTTATTACATTGAATATGTAAATATTGAATTCAAGTTTTTATACAGTGACCTTCAATGAAGCATGAATATATTGACAAACACACAATGACCGATTTAACATGGAAGATTTTTGCtacaaaataaaagtaaaaagtttCTTGGAGGCAAGTGTTCTGATATGAcagtaaaaatgaatattaacaCACCTCTGTGAAGAGATCTTCATAGAGAAGTTTAGTCTCATCTTCAGGCTGAAGTTCTTGAACAGCAGCATCGACCAGGGCTTGAATGCTATCATCATCTTTGATGGTGAAGAACTCTCGCAAGGCTAGCTCTAGGATATCCTTGTTGAAACTCCCCTAAAAATAGATGAAAGATTTTCCATATACATGAAAAGCAATTTCGAACAGAGAAATTTAATCATCCACCTCCACTataacatcatcaccacaaccactcctaccaccatcaccatcatcactatcatcatcatcaccacaataatcattgtcatcatcatcatcatcctcaacatcatcatcaccatccccacaaccaccaccaacataccaccaccatcatcaacatcatcataatcattatcatcatcatcatcatcttcatcatcttgttcATGGTTACTTACATGTCCCCCTTCCTCTTCATCAGCCTTCTTGAATGCAGCCATGAGCTCTGATAAGACCTCTAACTGATTATGATAAACATCTTCATCCatctgaaagaaataaaaaatcaaaatcaatcattaaTATTTGGTAGGAGTACTAAAtaatataatagaaaaaaatacataccaaaacataaaaaagataagCCACAAAATGACAGTATTGCACTACCAAATTACAAAATAGTAGACTTGAATAAAATAAGTTGTCAAATGGCTGTTTCCAACTGTTTGTTGACTACTAATTATGAAGtttattaccccccccctcaaaagtGAGTGTAATGAATGATCAATACTACATACAGAACAGATTTTAGAATTTCTAATCCTAACATCTTATcaatcttaaaggacaagtccaccccaacaaaaacttgatttgaataaaaagagaaaaattgaacaagcataacactgaaaatttcatcaaaatcggatgtaaaataagaaagttatgacatttcaaaatttcgcttcatttcacaaaaacagttatatgaacgagccagcaacatccaaatgagagagtcgatgatgtcattcactcactatttcttttgttttttattgtttgaaatatgaaatattttgattttctcgtcattgtcatgtgaaatgaagtttcattcctccctgaacacgtggaattccattattttaacattttgtgcttcaggcaaggaggtcctaatcgtaaaattcgtaaaacttgaaatattgtataattcaaacaataaaaaacaaaagaaatagtgagtgagtgacatcatcaactctctcatttggatgtaactggctcgttcatataactattttgttaaaaataagcaaaactttgaaatgtcgtaactttcttattttacatccgattttgatgaaatcttcagcattgtgcttatctgatttttctctattgattcaaatcaacatttttctggggtggacttgacctttaacagtaTTTCAAACTGCCTAAAGACCAATACATCTATTTAACCCATCACCACACCAAGATGCATgagtaaaacaaaatgaagcgTCATATCAACTCTCACCTCTCCGATGAGTGTCTTGTAAAAGAGCATAAGATGGTTCTCCTTCTCATTCTCTTCTAGTATACTAAGCAGCATGTACGTCCACTCAAAGGCAAGTTTCTCCTCCGGATACTTCTGTCTCATGAACGAGGCAAGGAAGATATCCATAGGCTCTGGACCTGCTTCTCCTCTCTAGAAgatataaaagaatattttatatcaattttgattcaatcaAACATAACACAATAAAAATATACCATAACATGATATAATACCTCAGTCACTTTTGCTttacggcggccgtacagcAAGTCATAAACATcagtttttaatatttttgtaatatctacatataggtggtttgaataaaactgCTATTTTTGACTCACAATATGGCTGCTGTAGGGGAAATGTAACTGCAGCATTAGGAACCACTACAGTGTGGAAGCCTTGCAACTTTTAAGATTAAACCAGGACAAACGATTTGAATTAAGCATTGTATTTTAAAGCTAAAATGAGATTTATGAGTTACAAAATACTAGGATATATAATTGATTTGTGGTTTGTTATAAGCAAGCATCCTactgatgaaaattatacttcTTTTTcaatctacccccccccccccttttccatttttgtttttgatgttGAGGTCACAATTCGATCCAAAAACTCTGGTCCATATTGACAACTCTTTGAGAGCCAAGTGTGACATATCTCTATAGAGTTATCTTCTTCAAGTTTTACTGACATCCTTGTCTCATTCTCAGttttcacacaaaaaatgaCTGTTCTTaccattcccagacaatttgaAAAGGTTCAAGGACAAAACTGCtgacaaaataaacataaaaaaacatctCTGTAAAATTTGGCTATCCTAGAAACTTCTGAATACTATTTGGGATTGAAGGATACAGATGACTGGCTGACGAAGGCAAATCGATAAATTGGTATGGGAACATCAGGAGGAGGGATGATATTGATTGCCAGTTTCTTGCAAAGCTTCCTCAGACTTCTGTTAATGTGAGTTGACATAACTTACctcttgattttgttttgttttctcccTCCATATTTCTTTGATGAGGACACCAGCATCATTTTCATCCATCTTTCTCTTCCTCAGCTTGCCTTCATATCGCATGTACACAGGTACATCATCACCAAGACCCTGCGTGGTGGGTTAGAAAGAATTGGAAATGAGTAAACACCTTAGATATCTTGGCAGTAATTTGATTCAAGaaaaatttattaaattttatcTCTTGTATCCTATGTCATAGTGATTTCTTCCtgcaagggggggggtgtttcacaaacatTTAACTGTGAAGTAAAATCATGCTTAGTGCTGACGCTTACATGAAACTCACATCAGAACAATTACAACTTGACACGTACATctcttttcacaaaacatggGCCCCTGTCCTCAAAAGAACTGCAAATGATAAAATCGATCTCAACCcttaaaatcaatctcaaagttacAGTCAAGTTACGCCACTTGTAATTCTTTATATGAGTCACAGGTATTGTTTGCATATACTATCACCATAACAATACCAAGTATAACCTCAATAGTTGTTCATCTAAAACCAAGGTTCATGGCTAACTAATGGTCaaaaacaaaaactatttactcCACCATTACATAAATATAGCTTATAACCATGGCATCCCAAAATTTTCACTGTGACCACTGCACTGTTGACttccattgccatggcaaccacaTCACTCACCTTTGGTTCAAAGTACTCGTAGCCTTCCCCGTCTCCCATGATCTCTTTAAGGAGTAATGTGACAAGTTGATCACTCTTCTTGCCTTGTGAGATTTGAACCCATCTCTCTTCACCTCCTTCCAGCACCTCAGCGCAGCGGTCCCAGTCAGGTCTGTGAAGAATACCAAAGAACATTTTTAACAGtatttatatatgaaaaaaatgtccaTGAGGCACTACTTTCAATTAgatattaattgatttcatcCAGTCACAAATACTAATCATGAAGATGTGAAGTGATTGGAACActtctgtgtgtgtgtacgtatgtggacaaaaaaaataaacaaactggGAAATCAATAAACTATTGAACATCAAACTCTATTTTTTGTCACATTTTCATTCTCCGTTTGAATCCCAAAATATATTCCAAATACACtatcaaatataatttaacATGTAATATGCACTCTACAAAGACACATCACCAGAATCAATATCAATTTCACAGCTGATGGCCATAACTTGGCCTTGTCAATCAGTGAGGGAATTTAAATGTTATTCCAACTTACAAATGCAGGGATTACAATGGAATGgtgttgtggggggggggggggggggagggcaaaaGAGTGTTGGAGAGTCACAATAAATGAGACAGGATACAGTCAGAGAAGTGGGACCGGGTGTTAATTGAGACAAATTGCCCATCATACATACCTAGGTGTTGCTGTTCTCTTGAGGTTTTCAAGCTCTTGGTAGAAGTCATCTCTCTGTGCTATGATCTGCTTATTCACATCCAACAGAGCCCTGTACCATACAcgaaggaaaggaaaaatagtttttacaagcTGTAAATAACATTTAATGAAGCTGTCATGTACATGTGCGATTCTTGTCCGCGCATGAGGGCGTTTTTGCGTAATAAAAGAAGTCTCAGAGACTCAAgttaattttatgaattattgtctctatttcaattttttctgttttatattgTTGGTGGAGTTGTTGTGATAGTCATATCAGGAAGGGTATTTTCctaagctccccccccccctgatgtGACATATGGGGGCTTGTCCAGGAGTCAAATCCAAGATTTATATGACAaagtaaattgaaaatagttGACTCAAATAAAAGAGAATCAACCAATTTATGCATCGTATTCTGCTAATATAGACCAATCCCACTTCAGAGCAATGTAACTTATGGCAGCCATAGCTGGGGAGCTACCAGTGGGCTATCAGCAATGAGCTAGGTACGCGTACATATGCGTGTATGTACAGGTCTTTTGTTATGCATTCTGAAAGCCCCCCCAGTCATGGCCGCCATGAGACAAAACAACGCTCAATCCGAATTTGTCTATATCTACAAAGTTTAAATCAATCCCTCCTCTCTTCTACTATAACGACCCCGGATAACGACACCTACAATTTATTCTATATTTTCTCAATGTAAACATTCTATGCATTGCATACCGTGGATTCGTAAAAGAATTTCAATCAGTGTTGATTAATCTTTTCCATCCTTTTTATGAATAAtgcttataaaaataaaaatgtcaatgaTTAAATTGACTagaaaataagaataagaaGCTAGGCTGgatgataaaaagaaataatactcACTCATGCTCTGCTCTCAGCTGATTGTAGTCACCATTCAAAGTCTCATGTTCTTCTAGCAATTTCTGTAAATAAAACCATGTCAATataatgatgattaaaaaatggtTGAGTACATTTAATTTTGGATCCTATCATAAATGTTATCATTGACAGCCTGAATTAAATCAAAgataaatacattaaaaaaattaattacttTGAAACAAGCCCACATTTaacctcaaaaaaatgaaaaatacgcATTCAAAATATATCTTTTCCTACTTATCTAATTACCAAGTAGAACTCTGTGATTAGAATAGAATGGAAGCAGCTCTGTCTTTTAAGAGTATTTCATCCCTGCGATTGATACTTTGAGCTCATAACTGAAATCAATCTCaaaattttgttattgttgGTCTGAATCAAGTACTCCTTCACAGGATGGGGACCtgggtttattttcatttggtccaatgccaattcgtctactttcatttggtctaccatcagttcgtccaatatccacatggtctaattgcaatTAAGTCCACTccccattttgtaaaataacaaGTTTGTTCAATAGCTATATACTCCATTtactatttggtctaattagaccaagtgttaAACaaggaaaattaatgaaaataaaacgaatattagactggtaatgagacgaaatggtcagagacaaactggtgattagacgaagtgatgattgggcCAAaaggttattggaccaaatggtagttagacgaaatgttgatcgACAGAATGGCATAGGACTAAATAAACGGTataccatgtggtgagtggacctAGGACCTGGGGGTGTACCAGTCTAGCTGTTTCCTGTATTAGGTACCTTGTCAAAAGAGTGGCGTCTTTTGCACAAGAAGTCCGCACGCAGCTTTTTTATTACCAATCCTCACATACCATCACAGACAAAAGTACTGGGGAATGTTGGAAGACTACAATGAAAAGACACACAGTGAAACAGGGATTCCTCTACAACACACAGCGcagacttttgaaaagttgcgCTACACGTTATTCGATTGTTTCAATCAAAACCGACATACCTTATGTTCCGCGGTCAGTAATTCAAAATCCCTTCTAGGAACCACATCACCATAGTTGGCTATCATTTCGTTCAATCTCTGAGTTGCATCTGTTAGATCCTCCCGCGCTTTCCTAAAAGAGCAATCAAATTGActtatttcatgatttcattggAAACAATATTGTTTAGACCATgattatggaaaaaaaattatctagtATCGATATCATTAAAACATCATTTACACCCTTATCCTATcataaagaaacaaacaaaaagtgTGTGTTGTCAATTATAATACAAATATTAGTATACATGTTTGACTTACATGCAGGATTTAAACTAGAAAAACTCAGTTGGAATAAATGAATGCATTAACAAACGCAAACAAACTTTTACCACACATTCTGCTCAATAGCAAGTCCATAGTTAAAGTTTACTGCAGAATCGAATAACATTTAAATCTAAATTTTGTGTTACGTCCATCAAGGGGGGGCATTGTGAAAATGTGACAGCACACATATATATCACAGGGCTAATTGGAAGATCTCCAAATCAGCGTGAGCATTCTCCACATTTAAATGCTCACCTCTTTCTTATTGTATACTGGTACCTAATatgttctcaaactttcattgctctttttctttaatttttgtaTGTCTTCATGTATGTGGAGAgttgtggcccagtgaattagtctacggactttgaaacaaagggtcgtgggttcgcaccccagccatggcgtaatttcctccagcaagaaactgatccacaatgtgctgcactcaacccaggtgaggtaaatgggtaccagtaggaagtgattccttaagaagctgtgtgcgctatgaacacctagcttagctgggtaatataggagcccTTGAgtacctaacaaggtggatatgtgcgcaatataaataccctatattattattatttcacacaAGCTAACTTGTTCCAGGGTTTCATTCCCTGTAAACCTTACCTAAGAGCAATCTTCATCTTGACGGGTCTTCTTTAGCTTCAGCTGGGACCTCTTGGTTGCCTTGGGCCTTCTGATAATCCTCCTGCTGGTAACGAAGGTCATTGATATCTGAGACGAGTAACTTACGAGCGTCACACTCATCACGATACATCTGATACTGTTCAGCTATCTTCTCTTGGAGCTGTGATGGGGTTCAAAGGAGAAAGAGAATCACATGAATTATCATGACACTGAGGATTAATAATGGAAGACGTGCAGCACAGTCGGCTTTCATGTGGGTTAAACACTCTACGGTCCATATTCTAAACAAGGGTTTAATTTAgatggtttaaagttgtggtttaaatatgGATGGTCAACTAAGACACCAATCTCTAACAGTACAAGTTAAATTTACCAGTTTTATATATATGACaaacaattcattcattattatcagGAAATAATAGTTTGAAATGTTTTCTTCACCATAAAAGCATGAGGGAAGAGCAaggtaaacataagaaacaatgtaaaacaaatttCTGACATTTCCGACTTCTCATAATTTTAGTTCGACCATGGTGTCTAGGTGTAAACCAGGGCATAGCTGTCTTGTGACTCAATATGAACAAGGCAATTTTTTGAGTGCACAAATCTATTCTGCAGAGTTATTGAGGCACATATTGTCATATTACCTGTCTTTAGCCTGTACCCTTCCAGGTGTACAagtatttcaaagaatgaaattCCTAGAAACTGCCCATTTACTACTCCCAAGTCAAGTGATGAATGATATGGATGAATTtcatgcaaaagaaaatatacataatggGTCGGACTTGAAAAATGATCCTCTGGTTGGAAGGCGAAGGTCAGAACCATTGAACCATGATGATTCCACAATAGTGACACATCAAGAATGACTAGAAGTTCTTTATTTCCAAAAGTCTATTTCTTTGTCATGATCACCTTTGCGTAAGACCAACCCTAAACTAttgttttcattgtatttttaccTTCCATATTCACAAGATCTCAATTTCAAATCACTTTCAAACACTGTTCACAggaaaatttgtataatttcttTAGAATTGCTCATGGCAATACATACTAGCTGCTTTCAcacaaattttcaaataatatatcCAAGAGATTCcatattgaaaaacaaatgaaaatcaaatatacTTTGTTAACCTCGATAACTTGTTCAGATTTCCATAGATACTAAGAGTCCGCTAGGTCATGTCCTGGATAGTTGTCAAGTGgaatttccttttgttttgatataaacttttctttgtTGTCCTGTATGTCCACTAACCAATGGTCAAGGAGGATATTTCAATTACAGTCATCTATTACTACCTTTTCAATCTGcatctgtaatgaaaactgttcCTCCTTCATCCCACCGATGCGGTCCAGGAGAGCTTGTTTCTCATTCTTCAGGTCTTTCATCTCCTGTCTCTCGTCTTCTCGTAGAGCCATGATCTTCTGATCACACTGCTCGGATACCGTTACCAGCATGGACTGCGTCAGATagagggtgaaatatatatatgattgaTTTAATATCTGGATTTGATTTCAGTGTGATCATTAGTCAATCATGCCATGTAAAATGAGCTTTGATCAACTGCTCTGAAACTGTGACCAGCACGGACGAATTGGGATAAATGGGGATTACATGTTTGatgtcaaatattttatttgagtGTAATCCTGCACAAGGCAAGGACTATGATAATCTTAATATCCAATCTAAATGTGTTTCAATTGCAGGTAGTTGCCTATTGCAAAAAGTAAATTTCACAAGGCTTAAGACTtacttatttcttttgtaatccTGAAATATTGGAAAGCTGTCTGTAAAGAacttaaagtaaattttaatttgtttgtatttggtatttcttttgctttataattattaatttattatcattattatcatcagccCAAATCATTTTCACAAGCTTATACAATTCTTTacatcattattaaaataatatagATTCTGTT is a window of Lytechinus variegatus isolate NC3 chromosome 2, Lvar_3.0, whole genome shotgun sequence DNA encoding:
- the LOC121407728 gene encoding LOW QUALITY PROTEIN: translin-associated factor X-interacting protein 1-like (The sequence of the model RefSeq protein was modified relative to this genomic sequence to represent the inferred CDS: inserted 1 base in 1 codon) is translated as MSAKALAKLPPIQRSSPPPPANINAVISPRAGKAFSGLQGPSYQIGEGGKHKLPEPQALKPFVDTKAGNLDTWPAHATAQAAARPSLPSSQRPRGSSADGYGRGQSTGEGGGPHQSMVPKPKFLEQLEVFLKKELRNVDGGRAGPSDTRLQAYREVFEYLIEDFKAYKPIFSAIKNEYEVMLSHQREKIRELEPLKSMLVTVSEQCDQKIMALREDERQEMKDLKNEKQALLDRIGGMKEEQFSLQMQIEKLQEKIAEQYQMYRDECDARKLLVSDINDLRYQQEDYQKAQGNQEVPAEAKEDPXKMKIALRKAREDLTDATQRLNEMIANYGDVVPRRDFELLTAEHKKLLEEHETLNGDYNQLRAEHEALLDVNKQIIAQRDDFYQELENLKRTATPRPDWDRCAEVLEGGEERWVQISQGKKSDQLVTLLLKEIMGDGEGYEYFEPKGLGDDVPVYMRYEGKLRKRKMDENDAGVLIKEIWREKTKQNQERGEAGPEPMDIFLASFMRQKYPEEKLAFEWTYMLLSILEENEKENHLMLFYKTLIGEMDEDVYHNQLEVLSELMAAFKKADEEEGGHGSFNKDILELALREFFTIKDDDSIQALVDAAVQELQPEDETKLLYEDLFTEEEDGTVGPFISLLRSQEREEKLLYVDDIRKELEGKEEIPWRELQMAINVVDAEIDRPHMVQYVCRAFDVPQDQITTAQPTTLDVIVRRLQKSTARRIGKLNSSELT